One part of the Spiroplasma turonicum genome encodes these proteins:
- a CDS encoding APC family permease, which translates to MKTKKSEMGLLSVIWVGVSFIAGITFTASFAGVVTGTNENGENIGVGIHILWIFALEGVVAFMCAWSFAKLVKYHPQANGGGAQYMRTAFGKFWGLFMGVINYSVIPLIGMGLIVSMVRQNFDGGDNNLVGFDSITGLPTGAWGAWGSLYLDLIAFGLYMFAATIIFFGIKRYKYVSVIIGYLTWGITVLIMIFGLVAGFTSDTSGLDQYINNTGLGFTTFSKTFTTCFFAFAGIETFIVSGKNIKDRSKNMPIAITIIMIATTIFYIIFTLIVMFAVNAPFEGNPNLQIFKKFNSEFLRKFGPWLIITCTILMRFNSSIQVTLYGGSTLEPLGSQRFISKVFNKENSESVPVAGVMTTIIIIVITGFLFLFIPDFVQGIVKRKSPFNYGTIANAASILLLLIYYFVIPTAMYQGYKKRVKIRIWEYVAWSITLILLSFIFVMYFIDLFKGFLKTDDIQSILASTFQLLYLVLLIVIIFVLYFAYHKKIMKNIKDNEDEYQKLLDYEKLFKIIELNN; encoded by the coding sequence ATGAAAACTAAAAAGAGTGAAATGGGGTTACTCTCCGTTATATGGGTTGGAGTAAGTTTCATTGCAGGTATTACATTCACCGCTAGTTTTGCGGGTGTAGTAACTGGCACTAATGAAAATGGTGAAAATATAGGTGTAGGAATACACATATTATGAATATTTGCACTTGAAGGTGTAGTTGCATTTATGTGTGCATGATCATTTGCAAAACTTGTAAAGTATCACCCTCAAGCTAATGGAGGAGGAGCTCAGTATATGAGAACTGCCTTCGGTAAGTTTTGAGGACTATTTATGGGTGTAATCAACTATTCAGTTATACCTTTAATAGGTATGGGTTTAATCGTATCAATGGTTAGACAAAACTTTGATGGTGGTGACAATAATTTAGTTGGTTTTGACAGTATAACTGGTTTACCAACCGGTGCTTGAGGTGCTTGAGGTAGTTTATATCTTGACTTGATTGCATTTGGTTTATATATGTTTGCTGCAACCATAATATTTTTTGGAATAAAAAGATATAAATATGTATCAGTTATAATTGGTTATTTAACCTGAGGAATAACTGTATTAATAATGATATTTGGACTAGTAGCTGGATTTACAAGTGATACTTCAGGATTGGACCAATATATAAATAACACAGGACTTGGGTTTACAACATTTAGCAAAACGTTTACAACTTGTTTCTTTGCTTTTGCAGGTATCGAAACTTTTATAGTATCAGGTAAAAACATAAAAGATAGAAGTAAAAACATGCCTATTGCTATAACTATAATAATGATTGCAACAACTATTTTTTATATAATTTTTACACTAATTGTAATGTTTGCAGTGAATGCCCCTTTCGAAGGTAACCCAAACCTGCAAATATTTAAAAAATTCAACAGCGAATTTCTAAGAAAGTTTGGACCTTGATTAATTATTACTTGTACAATACTTATGAGATTTAACTCTTCAATTCAAGTCACATTATATGGGGGTTCAACACTTGAACCACTTGGTTCGCAGAGATTTATCTCTAAGGTTTTTAACAAGGAAAATAGTGAGAGTGTGCCTGTAGCAGGTGTAATGACAACAATAATCATAATTGTAATAACTGGTTTTTTATTTTTATTTATTCCAGATTTTGTTCAAGGTATAGTTAAAAGAAAGTCACCTTTTAATTATGGAACAATTGCAAATGCAGCATCAATATTGTTGTTGCTAATTTATTACTTTGTAATACCAACTGCAATGTATCAAGGATACAAAAAAAGAGTTAAAATAAGAATTTGAGAATATGTAGCTTGATCAATAACACTTATTTTATTGAGCTTTATATTTGTAATGTATTTTATAGATTTATTTAAAGGTTTTTTAAAAACAGATGATATCCAATCAATATTAGCAAGTACTTTCCAATTATTATATTTAGTGTTATTAATAGTCATAATTTTTGTTTTATATTTTGCATATCACAAAAAAATAATGAAAAATATTAAAGATAACGAAGATGAATATCAAAAGTTGCTAGATTATGAAAAGCTCTTTAAAATAATAGAATTAAATAATTAA
- a CDS encoding ribonuclease J has protein sequence METNNKTNLLTDLENKIEVRKLEGNTNPEKKSLKHSDNPTKVYALGGLEEVGKNTYCIEHDDEIIMLDAGVKFPDNTQLGITAVIPDFSYLVENKNKLKALFITHGHEDHIGGIPYLLQQVDVPVIYAPELAAALIRDRLKEFKLQNKTVVREYTENDIYATKHFRIEFAAVNHSIPDAFGIYLDTPNGAIFSTGDYKFDWTPLGHNANIQRLSKWGNEGIQLLMADSTNAEVEGYTIGEKKIIQNIDTHFLKAKGRIIIASFASNVHRLQHIIELANKYSRRIIVIGRSIERIIKIIRQIGHLNINDKMFIKPNEIDNYPKNQIMILCTGSQGEPMAALSRISRMEHQTIKIIPGDTVIMSSSPIPGNRADVENVVNNLTKIGANVIENSGENKIHTSGHASQEEQKILFTLLKPKFFMPMHGEYRMLKTHGETASSVNVKKDNVFVVANGDQILLHNGTAELGKRVPADAIFIDGKDMTGKASNVIRERNILSHDGLMAVIISIDSQTNKLSAQPRIVSRGSFYVRESGNVIAEAINIVTNAVLNVLNSSKPTFGAIKNSIKESLSPFIFRCKRRNPLIIPVILNRKAENK, from the coding sequence ATGGAAACTAACAATAAGACAAACTTATTAACAGATTTAGAAAACAAAATAGAGGTTAGAAAGTTAGAAGGTAACACCAATCCAGAAAAAAAGAGTTTAAAACACTCTGATAACCCAACTAAAGTATATGCACTAGGAGGACTAGAAGAAGTTGGTAAAAATACATATTGTATTGAGCATGATGATGAAATAATAATGCTTGATGCTGGTGTAAAATTTCCAGATAATACACAATTAGGTATTACAGCTGTAATTCCTGATTTTAGTTATCTTGTTGAAAATAAAAATAAATTAAAAGCATTATTTATAACTCATGGACATGAAGATCATATTGGTGGTATCCCATATTTATTGCAACAAGTAGACGTGCCGGTTATTTATGCACCAGAACTTGCAGCTGCGTTAATAAGAGATAGATTAAAAGAATTTAAATTGCAAAATAAAACAGTAGTGAGGGAATATACTGAAAATGATATTTATGCAACTAAGCATTTTAGAATTGAATTTGCCGCTGTTAACCACTCAATACCTGATGCATTTGGTATTTATTTAGATACTCCAAATGGTGCTATTTTTTCAACTGGAGATTATAAATTCGATTGAACCCCTTTAGGACATAATGCAAATATTCAAAGATTATCTAAGTGAGGAAATGAAGGTATACAACTTTTAATGGCTGATTCTACTAATGCTGAAGTTGAAGGCTATACAATTGGTGAAAAAAAAATAATACAAAATATAGATACACACTTTTTGAAAGCAAAAGGTAGAATAATAATTGCTTCTTTTGCATCTAATGTTCATAGATTACAACATATAATTGAATTAGCAAATAAATATAGTAGAAGAATTATAGTTATAGGTAGAAGTATTGAAAGAATTATCAAAATCATTAGACAAATTGGTCATTTAAACATTAATGATAAAATGTTCATTAAACCAAATGAAATTGATAACTACCCAAAAAATCAGATAATGATTCTATGTACTGGTAGCCAAGGTGAACCAATGGCTGCACTTTCTCGAATTTCTAGAATGGAACACCAAACTATTAAGATTATTCCTGGTGACACTGTTATTATGTCATCATCACCGATTCCAGGAAATAGAGCAGACGTAGAAAATGTAGTCAATAATTTAACAAAAATTGGAGCTAATGTTATAGAAAACAGTGGCGAAAATAAAATTCATACTTCTGGACATGCTAGTCAAGAGGAACAAAAAATTTTGTTTACTCTTCTAAAACCAAAGTTCTTTATGCCTATGCATGGAGAATATCGAATGTTAAAAACTCATGGGGAAACTGCAAGTTCAGTTAATGTAAAAAAAGATAATGTTTTTGTTGTTGCTAATGGTGATCAAATACTATTACACAATGGTACTGCAGAATTAGGAAAAAGAGTTCCTGCAGATGCCATATTTATTGATGGTAAAGATATGACTGGTAAAGCCAGCAACGTAATCAGAGAAAGAAATATTTTAAGTCATGATGGATTAATGGCAGTTATTATTTCAATTGATTCACAAACAAATAAATTATCAGCGCAACCAAGAATTGTTTCTAGAGGAAGCTTTTATGTACGTGAAAGTGGAAATGTTATAGCTGAGGCTATTAACATTGTTACTAATGCAGTGCTAAATGTTTTAAACTCTTCAAAACCAACTTTTGGGGCAATTAAAAACTCTATTAAAGAGTCTTTATCTCCTTTTATATTCAGATGTAAAAGAAGAAATCCATTAATTATACCAGTCATTTTAAACAGAAAGGCTGAAAACAAATAA